The Pseudomonas orientalis genome contains a region encoding:
- the ftsH gene encoding ATP-dependent zinc metalloprotease FtsH — MAKNLILWLIIAAVLVTVMNNFSSPNEPQTLNYSDFIQQVKDGKVERVAVDGYVITGKRIDGDSFKTIRPAIQDNGLIGDLVDNKVVVEGKQPEQQSIWTQLLVASFPILVIIAVFMFFMRQMQGGAGGKGGPMSFGKSKARLLSEDQVKTTLADVAGCDEAKEEVGELVEFLRDPGKFQRLGGRIPRGVLMVGPPGTGKTLLAKAIAGEAKVPFFTISGSDFVEMFVGVGASRVRDMFEQAKKHAPCIIFIDEIDAVGRHRGAGMGGGHDEREQTLNQLLVEMDGFEMNDGIIVIAATNRPDVLDPALLRPGRFDRQVVVGLPDIRGREQILKVHMRKVPMGDDVAPAVIARGTPGFSGADLANLVNEASLFAARTGKRIVEMKEFELAKDKIMMGAERKSMVMSEKEKQNTAYHEAGHAIVGRVVPEHDPVYKVSIIPRGRALGVTMFLPEEDRYSLSKRALISQICSLYGGRIAEEMTLGFDGVTTGASNDIMRASQIARNMVTKWGLSEKLGPLMYAEEEGEVFLGRGGGGQSASFSGETAKLIDSEVRSIIDQCYGTAKQILTDNRDKLDAMADALMKYETIDADQIDDIMAGRTPREPRDWEGGSGTSGTPPVVQNERPEAPIGGPAADH, encoded by the coding sequence ATGGCAAAGAATCTGATCCTGTGGTTGATCATCGCGGCTGTCCTGGTGACGGTGATGAACAACTTCTCCAGCCCTAACGAGCCGCAGACCCTCAACTATTCCGACTTCATCCAGCAAGTTAAGGATGGCAAGGTCGAGCGCGTGGCGGTTGATGGCTACGTGATTACCGGCAAGCGTATTGATGGCGACAGCTTCAAGACCATTCGTCCGGCCATTCAGGACAACGGTCTGATCGGCGACCTGGTGGACAACAAGGTCGTTGTGGAAGGCAAGCAGCCTGAGCAGCAGAGCATCTGGACCCAGCTCCTGGTAGCCAGCTTCCCGATCCTGGTGATTATCGCCGTGTTCATGTTCTTCATGCGCCAGATGCAAGGGGGTGCCGGAGGCAAGGGCGGGCCGATGAGCTTCGGCAAGAGCAAGGCACGCCTGCTCTCCGAGGACCAGGTGAAAACCACCCTGGCGGATGTCGCCGGTTGCGACGAAGCCAAGGAAGAAGTCGGTGAGCTGGTCGAGTTCCTGCGTGATCCGGGCAAGTTCCAGCGCCTGGGCGGACGCATTCCTCGTGGCGTACTGATGGTCGGTCCGCCGGGTACCGGTAAAACCTTGCTGGCCAAGGCGATTGCCGGCGAAGCCAAGGTGCCGTTCTTCACCATTTCCGGTTCTGACTTTGTCGAGATGTTCGTCGGTGTCGGTGCCAGCCGTGTTCGCGATATGTTCGAACAGGCCAAGAAACACGCGCCATGCATCATCTTCATCGACGAAATCGATGCCGTGGGTCGCCATCGTGGCGCCGGCATGGGTGGCGGTCATGACGAGCGTGAGCAGACCCTCAACCAGCTGCTGGTGGAGATGGACGGTTTCGAGATGAATGACGGCATCATCGTCATCGCTGCAACCAACCGTCCTGACGTACTGGACCCTGCGCTGCTGCGTCCTGGCCGTTTCGACCGCCAGGTGGTGGTAGGCTTGCCGGACATCCGCGGTCGCGAACAGATCCTCAAGGTCCACATGCGTAAAGTGCCAATGGGCGACGACGTGGCCCCGGCCGTGATTGCCCGTGGTACGCCAGGCTTCTCCGGTGCTGATTTGGCCAACCTGGTCAACGAGGCTTCGTTGTTCGCAGCCCGTACCGGCAAGCGCATCGTTGAAATGAAAGAGTTCGAGTTGGCCAAGGACAAGATCATGATGGGCGCAGAGCGCAAATCCATGGTCATGTCCGAGAAGGAAAAGCAGAACACTGCGTATCACGAAGCGGGTCACGCCATCGTGGGTCGAGTTGTGCCTGAGCATGACCCGGTCTACAAGGTCTCGATCATTCCACGTGGTCGTGCCTTGGGCGTGACGATGTTCCTGCCGGAAGAGGATCGTTACAGCCTCTCCAAGCGCGCGCTGATCAGCCAGATCTGTTCGCTGTACGGCGGTCGGATTGCGGAAGAGATGACGTTGGGCTTCGACGGTGTCACCACCGGCGCTTCCAACGACATCATGCGCGCCAGCCAGATCGCCCGGAATATGGTGACCAAGTGGGGCCTGTCGGAGAAGCTCGGTCCGTTGATGTATGCCGAGGAAGAAGGCGAAGTATTCCTGGGGCGTGGCGGTGGCGGTCAAAGTGCCAGTTTTTCGGGCGAGACAGCCAAGCTGATCGACTCCGAGGTGCGCAGCATCATTGACCAGTGCTACGGCACGGCCAAGCAGATCCTCACCGACAATCGCGACAAGCTGGACGCGATGGCTGATGCGCTGATGAAATACGAGACTATCGATGCCGATCAGATCGACGACATCATGGCGGGGCGTACGCCTCGTGAGCCTCGCGATTGGGAAGGTGGTTCAGGTACCTCGGGCACTCCGCCAGTGGTGCAGAATGAACGTCCTGAAGCTCCGATCGGCGGCCCGGCGGCTGACCATTAA
- the folP gene encoding dihydropteroate synthase: MISASSSTRLPCGNRVLDLAHTHVMGILNVTPDSFSDGGRFSQQDAALRHAEAMVAAGATLIDVGGESTRPGARVVSPVEELERVAPIVERIARELDVIISVDTSTPAVMRETARLGAGLINDVRSLQRDGALDAAAATGLPVCLMHMLGEPGNMQDNPHYDDLVGEVSRFLADRVAQCASVGIGAEKIILDPGFGFAKTLQHNLSLFKHMQALHALGRPLLVGVSRKSMIGQALNRPVGERLYGGLALAALAMTKGARILRVHDVAETVDVVRMIAAVESAE; encoded by the coding sequence ATGATTTCTGCGTCCTCCTCCACCCGGTTGCCTTGCGGCAACCGGGTTCTTGATTTGGCCCATACACATGTCATGGGCATTCTTAATGTCACCCCAGACTCGTTTTCCGATGGTGGCCGCTTCAGCCAGCAGGATGCAGCCTTGCGTCATGCAGAGGCGATGGTGGCTGCCGGCGCGACGTTGATTGATGTCGGCGGCGAGTCTACTCGGCCGGGTGCTCGCGTTGTTTCTCCTGTGGAGGAGCTGGAGCGGGTGGCGCCGATTGTCGAGCGCATTGCGCGCGAGCTGGATGTGATCATCTCGGTGGACACGTCAACGCCGGCGGTGATGCGGGAAACTGCGCGCCTGGGAGCGGGCCTGATTAATGATGTGCGTTCGTTGCAGCGCGACGGTGCCCTCGACGCCGCTGCGGCGACCGGCCTGCCCGTGTGTCTGATGCATATGCTGGGAGAACCCGGCAATATGCAGGATAATCCGCACTACGACGACCTGGTTGGCGAGGTCAGTCGCTTCCTCGCTGACCGAGTCGCCCAGTGCGCGTCAGTGGGCATTGGCGCTGAAAAGATCATTCTCGATCCCGGGTTTGGCTTCGCCAAGACCCTGCAGCATAATTTAAGCCTGTTCAAGCATATGCAAGCCCTGCACGCCCTTGGTCGGCCTCTTCTGGTCGGTGTTTCGCGCAAGAGCATGATAGGGCAGGCCCTGAATCGCCCGGTGGGTGAGCGGCTGTATGGCGGCCTCGCGCTGGCTGCGCTTGCCATGACCAAGGGCGCTCGTATTTTGCGTGTGCATGATGTCGCCGAGACGGTGGACGTGGTGCGCATGATTGCCGCTGTAGAATCAGCCGAATAA
- the secG gene encoding preprotein translocase subunit SecG produces MLETVVVVFHLLAALGVVALVLLQQGKGADAGASFGAGASNTVFGSQGSSTFLSKFTAILAAGFFITSLGLGYFAKEKAHVLTQVGLPNPAVLEVPKAKPASDDVPVLQEQKSATPATDVPPAQEQK; encoded by the coding sequence ATGCTGGAAACAGTCGTAGTCGTTTTTCATCTGTTGGCTGCCCTGGGCGTAGTTGCCCTGGTTTTGTTGCAACAGGGTAAAGGTGCGGATGCTGGTGCGTCTTTCGGTGCAGGTGCTTCAAATACTGTGTTCGGAAGCCAAGGTTCCTCTACCTTTCTTAGTAAGTTTACTGCTATACTTGCCGCCGGTTTCTTCATAACCAGCTTGGGGTTAGGTTACTTTGCTAAAGAGAAGGCTCATGTGCTGACTCAAGTAGGTTTGCCAAACCCAGCAGTGTTGGAAGTACCAAAAGCAAAACCGGCTTCTGATGATGTCCCGGTGCTTCAAGAGCAAAAGTCGGCTACTCCAGCGACTGACGTGCCTCCAGCTCAAGAGCAGAAGTAA
- the glmM gene encoding phosphoglucosamine mutase, translating into MTKKYFGTDGIRGRVGEYPITPDFMLKLGWAAGMAFRSMGACRILVGKDTRISGYMFESALEAGLSAAGADVMLLGPMPTPAIAYLTRTFHAQAGIVISASHNPHDDNGIKFFSGQGTKLPDEIELMIEELLDAPMTVVESSKLGKVSRINDASGRYIEFCKSSVPSSTNFAGLKIVVDCAHGATYKVAPSVFKELGAQVTVLSAQPNGLNINDNCGSTHMEQLQAAVLAEHADLGIAFDGDGDRVLMVDHTGMVVDGDDLLFIIARDLHERNKLQGGVVGTLMSNLGLELALAELGIPFIRANVGDRYVIAELLERNWLIGGENSGHVVCFQHTTTGDAIIAALQVLLALRRREESLAQARQALRKCPQVLLNVRFGGGENPIEHPSVKEACERVTQAMAGRGRVLLRKSGTEPLVRVMVEGEDETQVRGHAEDLAKLVTEVCA; encoded by the coding sequence ATGACTAAGAAATATTTTGGCACCGACGGTATTCGTGGTCGGGTCGGTGAATACCCGATTACCCCAGATTTCATGCTCAAGCTGGGTTGGGCGGCAGGCATGGCGTTCCGCAGCATGGGCGCGTGCCGCATCCTGGTGGGCAAGGACACGCGTATTTCGGGCTACATGTTTGAATCCGCGCTGGAGGCCGGGTTGTCCGCCGCGGGTGCCGACGTGATGCTGCTGGGCCCCATGCCTACACCGGCGATCGCCTACCTGACGCGTACCTTTCATGCGCAGGCCGGTATCGTGATCAGTGCCTCGCACAATCCGCACGATGACAATGGCATCAAGTTTTTCTCGGGGCAGGGCACCAAGTTGCCGGACGAGATCGAGCTGATGATCGAAGAGCTGCTGGATGCGCCGATGACGGTGGTCGAGTCCAGCAAGCTGGGCAAGGTGTCGCGTATCAACGATGCCTCCGGTCGCTACATCGAATTCTGTAAAAGCAGCGTGCCGAGCAGCACCAATTTCGCCGGGCTGAAGATCGTCGTCGATTGTGCCCATGGTGCGACGTACAAGGTGGCGCCGAGTGTCTTCAAGGAGCTCGGTGCGCAGGTCACTGTGCTGTCGGCTCAGCCCAACGGGTTGAACATCAACGACAACTGCGGTTCCACGCACATGGAGCAGTTGCAGGCGGCGGTTCTGGCGGAGCATGCGGACCTGGGCATCGCCTTTGACGGCGATGGCGACCGCGTGTTGATGGTGGATCACACCGGCATGGTCGTGGATGGTGATGATTTGCTGTTCATCATTGCCCGCGACTTGCATGAGCGTAACAAGCTGCAAGGGGGGGTCGTCGGTACGCTGATGAGTAACCTGGGGCTTGAATTGGCGTTGGCTGAACTGGGGATTCCCTTCATTCGCGCCAATGTCGGTGACCGTTACGTGATCGCCGAGTTGCTGGAGCGCAATTGGCTGATTGGTGGTGAAAACTCGGGGCATGTCGTTTGCTTCCAGCACACCACCACGGGCGACGCAATCATCGCCGCGCTGCAGGTGTTGCTGGCCTTGCGTCGCCGCGAAGAGAGCCTGGCGCAGGCGCGACAGGCGCTGCGCAAGTGTCCGCAGGTGCTGCTCAATGTGCGTTTCGGCGGTGGCGAAAATCCAATCGAGCACCCCTCTGTCAAGGAAGCGTGCGAGCGTGTAACCCAGGCAATGGCTGGGCGTGGGCGGGTGTTGTTGCGCAAGTCCGGCACAGAGCCTCTGGTGCGTGTCATGGTCGAAGGCGAGGACGAAACGCAGGTTCGCGGCCATGCCGAAGACCTGGCAAAACTGGTAACTGAAGTTTGCGCCTGA
- the tpiA gene encoding triose-phosphate isomerase, protein MRRTMVAGNWKMHGTRASVAELINGLRHLALPGDVDVAVFPPFLHVGQVVDGLKGQSIQVGAQNCAVEPAQGALTGEIAPSQLVDAGCAYVLVGHSERRQLMGESDQMLNRKFAAAQACGLIPVLCIGETLEQRESGKTLEVVSRQLGSIIEELGVGAFAKAVIAYEPVWAIGTGLTATPQQAQDVHAAIRAQLAAENSEVAQGVRLLYGGSVKAANAVELFGMPDIDGGLIGGASLNADEFGAICRAAGN, encoded by the coding sequence ATGCGTCGCACGATGGTAGCTGGTAACTGGAAGATGCACGGTACCCGCGCCAGTGTCGCTGAGCTGATCAATGGCCTTCGTCACCTGGCCTTGCCTGGCGATGTGGATGTTGCGGTTTTCCCGCCTTTCCTGCATGTCGGCCAAGTGGTTGATGGCTTGAAAGGTCAGTCGATTCAGGTTGGTGCGCAGAATTGCGCGGTGGAACCCGCCCAAGGTGCGTTGACCGGTGAGATTGCGCCGAGTCAGTTGGTTGATGCCGGTTGTGCCTATGTGCTTGTTGGGCACTCCGAGCGCCGCCAGTTGATGGGTGAAAGCGATCAGATGCTCAATCGCAAGTTCGCAGCGGCACAGGCTTGTGGCTTGATCCCGGTGTTGTGCATAGGGGAAACCCTTGAGCAGCGCGAGTCGGGCAAGACGCTTGAAGTTGTCTCGCGTCAGCTGGGCAGCATCATCGAGGAACTGGGTGTTGGTGCGTTTGCAAAGGCAGTAATCGCTTACGAGCCGGTCTGGGCCATTGGTACCGGGCTGACTGCTACACCGCAACAGGCGCAGGATGTGCACGCCGCCATCCGCGCGCAGTTGGCGGCAGAAAATTCTGAAGTCGCACAAGGTGTGCGGCTTCTATACGGCGGCAGCGTGAAGGCGGCCAATGCGGTCGAACTGTTCGGCATGCCGGATATCGATGGGGGGCTCATTGGTGGAGCTTCCCTGAATGCAGATGAGTTCGGTGCGATCTGTCGCGCCGCGGGAAACTGA
- a CDS encoding MFS transporter, whose protein sequence is MLWQLSQMLWVGGLWLLHIGVLPALGLIGLAPLLIDEIDELLSALLVAFAAACVTLQALVLVKTEGLGSLWRDIRGQLLLMALYACAMYCVVHVWLPQALRWQLFSYLVLGFSGLVLVIQPAPGWSGGAREARP, encoded by the coding sequence ATGCTTTGGCAGCTCTCCCAGATGCTTTGGGTGGGTGGCCTGTGGTTGTTGCACATTGGCGTGCTGCCAGCGCTGGGTTTGATTGGCCTGGCACCGCTGCTGATCGATGAGATCGACGAATTGCTCAGTGCGCTGCTGGTGGCTTTTGCGGCGGCGTGCGTGACCCTCCAGGCATTAGTGCTGGTCAAGACTGAAGGCTTGGGGAGTTTGTGGCGGGATATTCGCGGCCAACTGCTATTGATGGCGCTGTATGCGTGCGCAATGTATTGCGTCGTGCATGTCTGGCTGCCGCAAGCGTTGCGCTGGCAGCTATTCAGCTATCTTGTGCTAGGGTTCTCCGGCCTGGTGCTGGTTATACAGCCCGCACCGGGATGGAGTGGCGGGGCGCGAGAAGCACGCCCCTGA
- a CDS encoding YhbY family RNA-binding protein, translating into MPLTQEQKKQYKSIGHHLKPVLIVADNGLTEGVLAEFERALNDHELIKIKVNILDREARLAAVAELCKVGKADLVQVIGKMALLYRKNFSVNKQLSNVHRFK; encoded by the coding sequence ATGCCGCTCACTCAAGAGCAGAAGAAACAGTACAAATCCATTGGCCACCATCTGAAACCAGTTCTGATTGTGGCAGACAACGGTTTGACTGAAGGTGTGTTAGCCGAATTCGAACGCGCACTCAATGATCATGAACTGATCAAGATCAAGGTCAATATCCTTGATCGCGAAGCGCGCCTGGCCGCCGTTGCAGAATTGTGCAAGGTGGGCAAGGCGGACCTGGTTCAGGTTATCGGCAAGATGGCGCTGCTGTATCGCAAGAATTTCAGCGTCAACAAGCAACTGTCGAACGTTCATCGCTTCAAATGA
- the rlmE gene encoding 23S rRNA (uridine(2552)-2'-O)-methyltransferase RlmE, producing MARSKTSLKWLQEHFNDPYVKKAQKDGYRSRASYKLLEIQDKDKLIRPGMSVIDLGAAPGGWSQVTSRLIGGQGRLIASDILEMDSIPDVTFVHGDFTQDSVLAEILEAVGNSQVDLVISDMAPNMSGLPAVDMPRAMFLCELALDLAGRVLRPGGDFLVKVFQGEGFDEYHKNIRKLFDKVQTRKPDSSRDRSREQYLLCRGFRGVEGAASEERF from the coding sequence GTGGCCCGTTCCAAAACCAGCCTTAAGTGGCTACAAGAGCATTTCAACGATCCTTACGTCAAAAAGGCGCAGAAGGACGGCTACCGTTCCCGGGCCAGCTACAAATTGCTGGAGATCCAGGACAAGGACAAATTGATCCGTCCCGGCATGAGCGTTATTGACCTGGGCGCGGCCCCGGGTGGCTGGTCCCAAGTGACCAGTCGTCTGATTGGTGGGCAGGGCCGCTTGATCGCTTCAGACATCCTGGAGATGGACAGCATCCCGGATGTGACCTTTGTTCATGGCGACTTCACCCAGGACAGCGTGCTCGCAGAGATTCTTGAGGCGGTGGGAAATTCGCAGGTAGACCTTGTGATTTCCGACATGGCCCCCAATATGAGTGGATTACCGGCCGTCGATATGCCGCGTGCCATGTTCCTGTGTGAACTGGCGCTGGACCTGGCGGGTCGGGTACTGCGTCCTGGTGGTGATTTCCTGGTGAAAGTCTTCCAGGGCGAAGGGTTTGACGAGTACCACAAGAACATCCGCAAGCTGTTCGACAAGGTGCAAACACGCAAGCCCGACTCTTCCCGGGACAGGTCCCGGGAGCAATACCTGCTCTGTCGCGGCTTTCGCGGCGTTGAAGGCGCGGCGAGCGAAGAGCGTTTTTGA